GTGACCGCGCGGCGAACGACCTGCACCGTCGCTATGCCAATGGCGCCAGTAGCCATGATCGTGTGCTTTCGGCTCTCTGGTTGCTGCGCCGTGGCGAGCACCGCCACATCTACGGCGGCCTACTTTGCACCGTTGATCTGCGGGCGGACCCGCTCCGGGTCTACGCCGCGTTGCGCGAGCAGGAGCCACCCCGGGTGGATTTCCTCCTGCCGCACGCCACCTGGGATTCGCCGCCGCCTACCGGCGCGACCGCCACTCCGTACGCCGCGTGGCTCGGTGCCATATATGAGCAGTGGCTGCGGGATGGGCGCCCGATACCGATCCGGCTCTTCGACTCGCTCCGGTCGCTGGTCGCCGGTGGCCCGAGCCTCACCGAATGGGTGGGCCTGGACTCTGTCGATCTCGCCGTGATCGAGACGGACGGAAGCTGGGAGCAGGTCGATTCGCTGAAGACCGCATACCACGGAGCCGCAGCCACCGGTCTCGACGTATTCCGTCATTCGGCCGATGCCGCCGCAAGCCACCCAATGATCGCGCAGCGGCAGGCCGGCATCGCCGCTCTCTGTGCGACCTGCCGCGCCTGCCCGGTCGTCCGGCAGTGTGGCGGTGGACTGCTCGCTCATCGCTACCGCTCGGGATCCGGGTTCGACAACCCCTCGGTCTACTGCGCGGACCTCAAGGAGCTGATCACCAACGTGAGCGGTACCTCGTCTGTGGCCAGTGGTGAGAGTGCGGACGGCTACGGGGAGGTAGCGACGGAAGTACTCGATGACCTCGGCTCCGGATACGGTGCGGCCGACGTCCTGGACGCCCTGCACACAGCGGAGCTCTCGATGAGCCGGATGCTGGTGGCCCAGGTCTACGAGGATCTGGCCAGCGGCGGGTGGGATGGCGCCGACCTCGCCGACACGGTGCAGTCCGCGTGGCATCTGGTCCAGCGGCTCGACAGCACCGCGCCGCACGGTCTCCACCGAGTCCTCGGCCATCCATACGTCCGCTCATGGGCGATCGAGTGCCTCCGCAGCCGTCCGGCCGGGGAGAGAAGCGACGCCTTGGGCCCCGGCTATCTGGCCAACGTCGCCGCCGCTGCCGCCATCGCGGCCGATGTGCCGGCCGAACTCCCGGTGCCCGTACACAATGGCGTGCTGCATCTCCCCACGATCGGTACGATGGTGCTCGACTGGGGAACGACGGACACCGCACTGGTAGCGACCCGGCCCGGCGGCTTCCAGGTACGGGGTGACGGCGAGGCATACAGCGTCGGGCTGGGCGCCGACGAACCGGCCGCCGGATGGCAGCCGACGCGCCAGTTGGATTTCGCGGGCCGCGCTCTGCTGCTCGATGACACGGACCCGTTTCGGCATGGGCTCGGTTGGCCGCCGGCGGACCGCATCTCCTCGGCCGAGGCGGGGCGGCTGCAGAGCCTCTTGATCGAGGCCCGGGAGTCGGTTGCGAGCGAGGTGCCGCAGTACGCGGTCTCGCTGGACGTGACCATGCAAACGATCACGCCGCTCGCCGCCGACCCATCGGGGCGGTTGCGCAGTGGCTCGAAACGAGACGCATATGGCGCGGTCGGGATCGGACCGGTGCCGGATGCGGACGCCCTGGCCGTCCTGCTCGTACACGAGGTGCAGCACCTCAAGTTCGGCGCGCTTGTCGACGTTTACGACCTGGTGGACCACAGCCGCCGCGCTTTCGTCCGGGTCGGCTGGCGGTCGGACCCACGACCTGTCGAGGCGGCCCTGACCGGCACGTACGCCCACCTGGCGGTCGCCGAAATCTGGCGGGCGCGAGCGGATCGGACCGCCGCGGCAGCCGGAAACTATCTGCGGTACCGGCAATGGATCACGTCCGCCCTCGCGGCGGTGGAGCGCAGTGGCGCCCTGACCGAAAGCGGTCGCCGTTTCGTGATCGCGATGCGTCAGACGATTGCGTCCTGGGGCCGAAGCAATCACCGGAATAGTTGATCGAATACTCGTGCCAAGAGAGATCAAATAGTCGACGAGACCGGTATTGCTTGGAATAATTATGATGGCGGCGGAGCGTCCACAGTCGGCAGGGGAGCGCACCGTGATCGACAAAGAGCCTGATGTCGACCGACCCGCGCCCTTATTCTTTGTCAGCTATGCGCATACGCGCTCGTCCCACTTGATCGGCACCTTCTTTGAGGATCTTTCCGGTCACGTCCAGGAATTGATCGGTCGCATCCCCGGCGATGATCCGGGCTTTTTGGACAGATCGATGGCGGGTGGTCGACGGTGGGCGCCCGAGCTCCTGCGTGCGGTGGCCACCTGCCAGGTCTTCATTCCTTTGCTCTCCGCGTCGTTGTTCGAGAGCGCCTGGTGTGGATACGAATGGTACGCCTTCTCTCGGCGACAAGTGCTCAACAGGCGTAGTGGCCGGCCCGATATGGAGACCGCGATAGTGCCGGTGATCTGGGTCCCGCATGGCACCAAGAGTGAGCCGGCGGTGGTCGGACAAATTCAACGGTTCTCGCCGAGCGGCCTGCCCGAGGAGGTCGTCAAGAAGTATCAACTTGAAGGCATCTATGGCCTGAGCTTCGTGGATACAAATGCATATCGAGCGGTGGTTTGGAAACTGGCGCAGCGCGTGGTCGGCCTCCATCTGTCACATTATGTGGAACGTGCTCCGATCCCCGACGAAACCCAGCTCCGCAATGCGTTTACGGAGGAAAGCGGATGAGCTCGTCCAATCGTGCGGCTTCGACGCGGCGGGTCGACCCGGGGCCATATTTCTTCCTCAGCTATGCACATTCTCCCCCCGGTGTTCAGGTGCCGACCGGCGCCCATACGCCGCAGGACCCCTGGGTGCACACATTCTTCCGCGACCTTGTCGAAGCCGTCGAACATCGTGCTTTACCGAGGGTCGGCATGCGACCGGGATTCATTGACCAGGAGGTGGAGCCCGGCTCCGACTGGAATGCTACGCTGACGGATGCCTTGGGCTCCGCTGAGGTGTTTGTGCCGCTGTACTCGCCGATGTACTTCAAAAATCCCTGGCCGATGAAGGAGCGCGCGGCCTTTCGGCGGCGTCTGGTCGCGGCGACCTTGCGCGCACCCGGAGATCGCATCATTCCTGTGCTGTGGATTCCGTTCCGCTCCTGGGACGTGCCGCCTGAGGTCCAGGGCGCGCTGGCGCTGGGCGAGGACGTGCCTGACTACGCGGAAAACGGACTGCGAGCCCTCTGCATGCTCAGCTACTACCGAGACCAGTACCTACAGGTGGTAAAACGGCTCGCCGACCGCATCGTGTCAGCGGTCCGGGATTCAGAGTTGACGCCGACGTCCGACCTGGTCCTCGAGCGTTTCCCCGCACCTCACGTCGCGCCGAAGTTCGTCGCGTCCGTGCTCGCCTCGACCGACCGCCACCCTTCGACGGCACACGCCCCGGGCATCTATGGTGCGACCAGCAAGGCGTGGCGGCCCTTCGGCGAGGAGCAGGTGCTGCCCGCCGCGGAGTACGTGGCCAGCACCGCTGAGCGCCTCGGGCTCCTCCCCACCAGGATCGCCGACTTCGCCGGCTCGGAGGAGCTCTTCCGGGCGTATCCGACGGTGCTTCTGATCGACCCGTTGACGCTGGACGGAGATGGCGGGGAAGACGTTCTGCGCGCGGTCGCGAAGACCCTTCCGGCTTGGGTTCGCCCTCTGGTGGTGATCGACGAGGCCGCGCCGGACTCCACGCGTGCCGACCGCCTTGCCGCCGAAGCGGTGGATATGCTCGTGCGCGCCGGTGTCGCGAAACCGGCCCGGGTAAGTCAGCTGCGGGAGTTCGTAGACATCATGCCGAGCTTGGTCACCGAGGCTCGGCGTCAGTTCTTGAAGCATGGACCCGTTTCGCCACCCCCTGGTGAGTCCGGAGCGCGTTTCCGTCTCACCGACACGGAGAATCCGCCGACTACTAGTGCTGGGACGAGTAACGATGAGTGAAGACCGCCGAGGCAGCGTAATCACCTTCTATTCGTACAAAGGTGGCACAGGGCGGAGCATGGCGCTCGCCAACGTGGCGTGGATTCTGGCCGCCAACGGCAACCGTGTGCTCATCGCGGACTGGGACCTCGAGTCGCCCGGCCTGCACCGCTTCTTCAAGCCCTTCCTGCGTGAGGAAGAC
The window above is part of the Phytohabitans houttuyneae genome. Proteins encoded here:
- a CDS encoding FxsB family cyclophane-forming radical SAM/SPASM peptide maturase, encoding MLKVHSRCDLACDHCYIYEHADQTWRGRPRVMSPKTVRASAYAIADHAMAHSLPAATVVLHGGEPLLVGPRRLREMLSVLREVISPVTALDLRMQSNGISLTPELCDLLAQFQVSVGISLDGDRAANDLHRRYANGASSHDRVLSALWLLRRGEHRHIYGGLLCTVDLRADPLRVYAALREQEPPRVDFLLPHATWDSPPPTGATATPYAAWLGAIYEQWLRDGRPIPIRLFDSLRSLVAGGPSLTEWVGLDSVDLAVIETDGSWEQVDSLKTAYHGAAATGLDVFRHSADAAASHPMIAQRQAGIAALCATCRACPVVRQCGGGLLAHRYRSGSGFDNPSVYCADLKELITNVSGTSSVASGESADGYGEVATEVLDDLGSGYGAADVLDALHTAELSMSRMLVAQVYEDLASGGWDGADLADTVQSAWHLVQRLDSTAPHGLHRVLGHPYVRSWAIECLRSRPAGERSDALGPGYLANVAAAAAIAADVPAELPVPVHNGVLHLPTIGTMVLDWGTTDTALVATRPGGFQVRGDGEAYSVGLGADEPAAGWQPTRQLDFAGRALLLDDTDPFRHGLGWPPADRISSAEAGRLQSLLIEARESVASEVPQYAVSLDVTMQTITPLAADPSGRLRSGSKRDAYGAVGIGPVPDADALAVLLVHEVQHLKFGALVDVYDLVDHSRRAFVRVGWRSDPRPVEAALTGTYAHLAVAEIWRARADRTAAAAGNYLRYRQWITSALAAVERSGALTESGRRFVIAMRQTIASWGRSNHRNS
- a CDS encoding TIR-like protein FxsC, with product MIDKEPDVDRPAPLFFVSYAHTRSSHLIGTFFEDLSGHVQELIGRIPGDDPGFLDRSMAGGRRWAPELLRAVATCQVFIPLLSASLFESAWCGYEWYAFSRRQVLNRRSGRPDMETAIVPVIWVPHGTKSEPAVVGQIQRFSPSGLPEEVVKKYQLEGIYGLSFVDTNAYRAVVWKLAQRVVGLHLSHYVERAPIPDETQLRNAFTEESG
- a CDS encoding TIR-like protein FxsC: MSSSNRAASTRRVDPGPYFFLSYAHSPPGVQVPTGAHTPQDPWVHTFFRDLVEAVEHRALPRVGMRPGFIDQEVEPGSDWNATLTDALGSAEVFVPLYSPMYFKNPWPMKERAAFRRRLVAATLRAPGDRIIPVLWIPFRSWDVPPEVQGALALGEDVPDYAENGLRALCMLSYYRDQYLQVVKRLADRIVSAVRDSELTPTSDLVLERFPAPHVAPKFVASVLASTDRHPSTAHAPGIYGATSKAWRPFGEEQVLPAAEYVASTAERLGLLPTRIADFAGSEELFRAYPTVLLIDPLTLDGDGGEDVLRAVAKTLPAWVRPLVVIDEAAPDSTRADRLAAEAVDMLVRAGVAKPARVSQLREFVDIMPSLVTEARRQFLKHGPVSPPPGESGARFRLTDTENPPTTSAGTSNDE